The window CGCAGCCGCGATGGTTCCTTCGTGTCTGATTAGCGCTGATTCTACACCGCACTTAAATACTATTTGTGTGAGAGACGACCGCCTACCTGCTCCGATACCAGCAGGCCCAAAGCCCAGGCAGAGTATTAGCGTGCAAACGGCAGTAAATGTAATAGCCCACGCCATGATGACGGTAAGGACGTCTGTCATTCTCTCTATTAGTAATGCGTTGGATTATATAGAAGGTCAGCACCCACCGGGCTGAGATAGCCATTCGACGAAAGAACTCAGCAGGCTCAAGTTTTGCGTGCCATTATTCCAGTCAA is drawn from Trichoderma asperellum chromosome 4, complete sequence and contains these coding sequences:
- a CDS encoding uncharacterized protein (EggNog:ENOG41~TransMembrane:3 (o34-58i70-92o98-118i)), whose protein sequence is MAPLFLDWNNGTQNLSLLSSFVEWLSQPDVLTVIMAWAITFTAVCTLILCLGFGPAGIGAGTIAAAFQSYMYGAFTPAGGIFATLTSMAMLGKMMPQAAILAVVIATCVAILVWVWGIGR